A stretch of DNA from Lycium ferocissimum isolate CSIRO_LF1 chromosome 4, AGI_CSIRO_Lferr_CH_V1, whole genome shotgun sequence:
GCAGCTAAAAGAGTTGCGGATATACACGGCATTGAATGTCTTTCAATTTCCAGATTGTCTATTTTTCTTTGcacacatttttttttgacaGTATTATTACCAAATGCTGATTCTCACTTTCAAGAATCCCTGAAAAAACACTTCAAGATGAAATACCATATTGCTGATTtttagggcccgtttggccataaatataaaaaaaaaattcactttttttggaatttttgaagttggagttgggtttggccatagtttttgaaattgtaatttttgatgaaatgtagtgtaaaatggtgaaaaaaattgaaaagtttttcttgttttcgaTATCCGAAAACAagttttttaattgttttcaatattcaaatacaaaagaaagtgaaaaaaaatttcgaaaaaattttaattttggccAAACGCCCACTTAGTGAAAAAGGTTTTTAAATAAGGTAAAGAGTTAACTTTATCCCGAGCTTCTTTTGTCTTAGAAGTCTCGACACCCCTTTGTCCCTAGGTTCCATTTTAAACTCAGCTTATGAACTAGTGCCAGTTAGTAGGGGAATTTTGGTGACATTTTGTGGAGGATTTGGTTCATCTTTCACTCGTCACCAAAAAGGGAGAAACGAAGTATTAATGAGCCTTAAGCTCTGAGTATCGAAACATTTCACTGAAAAGTTATACCAAAGTAACCACCTAAGCAAATATAAAGCAACCATAGGTGGTTCTAGCTTAAGATGTAACTAATTCTCTAAGCATAACTTAGTATTATTACTAGGGAAACTCTGCACTTACTATTATTACTGGGGAAACTCTGCACTTTGCAAATGCAAGTGAAGCAAAATCAGCTAATTCTCGTTCATATGGATTTGTTTCTCCAGGAGGTCTAATTGTTCGGGTATCATCGCAAATCACAGCAGCTTAATTTTCGTTATGTTTCTCATAGACCTAAAAGCTATAATGCATACTGATTCTCAATTTAACAAGTTAGGCAAATAAGCATCATATAGATATCCAAATGTAACAATCAAAGCCAATGAGAGGAGCAAAATACCCAAGGATAGCTCAACCCAAAGTTAAAACTCCACTTATAGCAAACCAAATGGAAATTTGCTTAAAAGCATCCTCCTAGATATCCAAAATAGCATTCATCATCGCTAATACCAAATCTTAGGACCTCACAGATATTATTGCTAGATTAAAACAACTCAATCAAACAATCCACCAACAAAGTCGTCATCATCCTCCTCaggttcttctttcttttcctccttgGCAGGAGCTGCTTTAGCGCTAGCATCAGGAGCAGCAGCAACTGGAGCAGCAATAGCAGCAAACTTGCTCGGGTCctgcaagaaaaaaaatttgttcagATAATGCCAAACAAGAACAGGTTAATCAATTAAAGGTCTTTCAAGAATTGCAGTAATTGCTAACCTTCAAGTACTCTTTCAATTTTTCAGCCTGTGGGAATGAATATTCTGTTGCTAGAGCAAATGATAAAACATTCTTGTAGGAGTTGATGAACATGTGAGGAACAGCAGCTAGAGTAGGATAATCAAGAATCAAGGAGAGACCAACAACATTTGTTAGTCCAGCAGCAAACTTCATTGCCAGATCATCCTCTGTGAGTGCAAGAACCTCAGGACTGAAAACTGAGCCATTGTCATAGACAGACTGGACTATCAGACCATAAGAGAATGGCTTAATGAGCAATTTAGACAGAAGGGCAGACTCAGATGAACCCACTTTTTCGCCCTTCTTAATAATCTCCACAGGGGTGAGGATCTCAACTGTGCCCTTGTTGATTTTGGTTGGGATATTGAGTACCTAAATTTCACTGGGATGTGAGATTATTCATATAGATGAAAAAGCATAAGCAGCTTTAGTAAATCTTGAAAGAACTGAACCTGAAAGAAACTGGTCTGGGAAGGATCAAGTCCAGTGTTTCCAGGAGGAACAACCACATCAATTGGAGCAACAAGGCCAACACGAGCAGGTGCTCCAACCTTTTCGATCAAATGTTAAACGTTAGAATTCCCATACTTCAGATAACTTAAAAACACCAAGTGAGGATTGGTAAATGTAAAAATATGCTGTATGGCTTTTGACCTATCAAATATTGCAAAACTAAAGAAGCCAGATCAGGATGATTTGGGAGCCAAATAAACTCATTAGCAGCATTTTTAACGGTGAAAAGAAACAAATTGATCAGAGGAAAGATCTAGTCCTTGAATGCAAATAATCAGTTTTTGTTCTGGAAGTTCATTTCAGATACTCCTACATAGATCCAGATCCACTGATAATACAGTGAAAAACTTTTTACCAGCCAACCAAAAAGATAATTAAAGATTAATCTTATTGATAccgaaaggaagaaaaatgcaAAACGAAAAAggaagatgtatatatatacataatatatacctTGTACTTGGAAACTTCATCACTGACTTCTTTCAAATCTCCTTTAGTGAAGATCAGTCCCACATTACCCTGTTATGGGGTAGGAGAGAATCATAAGGCAATCTCAAAGGCAAAGGCAATTTTTTTTACCATCACTAGCTAATTGAATTATTAATGATATAAATTATCTAACTAATCTGCTCTATTTAGACTCATTTTTTGTTCCAATATAACAAGTGACAGACAATGATGTTAAACAGTAATTTTTTGGTCGCAAGAAACCAAAATAACAGTGATCGAAAAAggaatggagaaaaaaaaaaaccatagtGACATTTAAGAAATTCCCAGAATCATTATTAGTACTAAGCCAGATCTAATTCTCAAAACTCCTTTATCCGAAAAAGAATAGTGAAACtcaaaaataagaagaaaaaaaaatactctatTTTGAGTTTGTACTGTGACTTTGAACCATAATATTTtcgacataaaaaaaaaaaaaattacagcaCATAACTACATATAAGACCACCtctaaacaaaaaataaaataaaaatagaaaacagcAGTAAGAGAATCGCAGAATCATGATTAATACTTATTAAGCCTCATCTGATTATCAAACCTCCTTTATCCGAAAAGGAAAAGTGGAACTAAATAAcaactttttaaatttctacTGTGACTTTGAACATCCATTTCcaataaatttttttgagaTGAAAATAGCTACTCATCATATAAGAGAACTTTTAAACAATATATAGAAAACAGTACCGATTTCTTTTGATACAAAAtaaatcaacaaaaataaaataaaagaccTCAAAAGATAATCTAATCCCAcatattttcttggaaaaccaAACAAACTAGCAGTAACAAATCACATAATGATATACTATGAttcaaaaacgaaaaaaaaaaaaaaagagcagtaATATATTGTATAACGAAGAAGAAAGCTGAAAACAAACCGCAAGGCAAGGAATAAGGGCAAGAATGGCATTATTTCCAGTATTCTCAGCATGGACACGAATAGATCTTTTCATCATCGTGTTTTTTCCCATCAAAACAATAGAGTCACCACGTAAACCCTTGCGGATCATCTGTAGCTGATTAGAACCCACATTATCTGCACCCACAATAAGGATCTGTTGATATGTATCAAGAAGTTCGCATAGTTTCTTGTCATAGTTAATCTTCTTCTCAGCTTTTGATGCTTTCACTACCATTTTttttaggaagaaaatgaaagagctaagaagaaagaaaaaatggtGAGAGAAGAGTGAGAgaataaggttttttttttcggcaATGGGAGCTCtaagctaaatatatatatggaaaggtGGTTAGGTTTAATCTGTTGGTTTCAGGAGACTTGTGCTTGTACGTAAATGGATACGTGTTGATTGTTCATAGAAACAAAATAGAATAATTGCTGAATGGGGAACTTAAAGTTCTAAACTTTCAGGGAGAGGACTATCCTCTTGTAATCACCTTTTGA
This window harbors:
- the LOC132052902 gene encoding large ribosomal subunit protein uL10-like; amino-acid sequence: MVVKASKAEKKINYDKKLCELLDTYQQILIVGADNVGSNQLQMIRKGLRGDSIVLMGKNTMMKRSIRVHAENTGNNAILALIPCLAGNVGLIFTKGDLKEVSDEVSKYKVGAPARVGLVAPIDVVVPPGNTGLDPSQTSFFQVLNIPTKINKGTVEILTPVEIIKKGEKVGSSESALLSKLLIKPFSYGLIVQSVYDNGSVFSPEVLALTEDDLAMKFAAGLTNVVGLSLILDYPTLAAVPHMFINSYKNVLSFALATEYSFPQAEKLKEYLKDPSKFAAIAAPVAAAPDASAKAAPAKEEKKEEPEEDDDDFVGGLFD